The genomic interval GTCGCCGAAGGTCTGGAAAAGACCAAAGTCAGCGAACTGGTCCGCAAGGTCCGCAACGACGTCGCAGGCGGCAGCTCCTTTGCCTCATCGCTGCGCAAGCATCCGCTGTATTTCGACGATCTGTTCTGCAACCTGGTGGATGCCGGCGAGCAGTCGGGTTCCCTTGAAACCATGCTGGACAGAATCGCCAGCTACAAGGAGAAATCCGAATCGCTGAAGGCTAAAGTCAAGAAGGCAATGACCTATCCGATCGCCGTGCTGTGTGTGGCCTTCATCGTTTCCGGAATTCTGCTGATCAAAGTGGTGCCCCAGTTTCAGGAGGTCTTCGCCGGCTTCGGCGCCGAGCTGCCTGCCTTTACTCTGTTCGTGATCAGCATTTCAGAGTTTACCCAGGCCTACTGGCTGCTCATCGTGCTCGGCATCGGTGGCGCCATCGCAGCCCTGATTGCGGTGAAGAAGCGATCCAGAGCTTTCCGCGAGTGGATCGACCGGCTTTCCCTGAAACTGCCGATCGCCGGAAACATCATCGAAAAATCTTCCGTGGCGCGCTATGC from Pseudomonadales bacterium carries:
- a CDS encoding type II secretion system F family protein, translating into VAEGLEKTKVSELVRKVRNDVAGGSSFASSLRKHPLYFDDLFCNLVDAGEQSGSLETMLDRIASYKEKSESLKAKVKKAMTYPIAVLCVAFIVSGILLIKVVPQFQEVFAGFGAELPAFTLFVISISEFTQAYWLLIVLGIGGAIAALIAVKKRSRAFREWIDRLSLKLPIAGNIIEKSSVARYARTLSTTFAAGVPLVEALNSVAGATGNSVYSQAVLRIRDDVSTGQQLNFSMKSTGVFPNMIIQMVAIGEEAGALDDMLDKSASYYEEQVDNAVDNLTALMEPMIMSVLGVLVGGLIIAMYLPIFQLGNVVGG